From the genome of Fibrobacter sp.:
AAGGAATACTTCCACCACACCGGTCACATCGCCGGCGAACGCTGGATCAATTTCGCCGACCTCATGGCGAAGGACCCGACCGCCCCGCTGACCGCTGCTATCTGGGGTATGCTCCCTCACAGCGCTCTTGGCCACAAGATGGTTAAGAAACTCAAAATCTATGCCGGCGCCGAACATCCGCACGCTGCGCAGAACCCC
Proteins encoded in this window:
- a CDS encoding uL13 family ribosomal protein, with amino-acid sequence KEYFHHTGHIAGERWINFADLMAKDPTAPLTAAIWGMLPHSALGHKMVKKLKIYAGAEHPHAAQNPEVVDF